One Manihot esculenta cultivar AM560-2 chromosome 18, M.esculenta_v8, whole genome shotgun sequence genomic window carries:
- the LOC110606473 gene encoding phosphatidate phosphatase PAH2 isoform X3 has product MNTVGRLITRGVSTVSGPFHPFGGAVDIIVVEQPDGSFKSSPWYVRFGKFQGVLKAREKVVYISVNGTDANFHMYLDPRGEAYFLREVQGDGAESVSSSSSDEKDEQSQNGTKPMKSNTCDFDGNTSDKINGNNGKIVARTNSRQSRIFGLVFGRRSKKEGGYQDGINNDGAGMVRISSLDRAELAANLLDVKWSTKLTTSESMKDNTSQFSASDTYDGKGVRDRLTNDGQSQVGSSVQDASETSVGHHMFSEEIGSCNVQMGNSSHSGFESGKFSVQQSSVEVSGFGCTEQVVETDKLDESAPEKKLEELSSISRNISETGLHNADQYDNSVGVISDVTCSDSQIVDVYGAFPSIKSDQEWVSGKRNVALAGFGISKESGCNGIQSLIYCGKSENSPVDLDGSDEQAEETLCLTGGVRGDVNFYAETLHVKLPEDSVTLQAEEIELETIFTKSCDNDPQLANSSPPSVRGHDELNLEVKSIVPKSHTQMITMEMDPLLGLTEAESKNIRSSISSFTNSDCQFENAKNFGDKISRDELQPSLESVSGSEQLNGDCELEKAVSVPVSENSEEEQFIFSDLDDNRETQGNLNFPDGVVEENNPSFSTEDTDEENEPLSRNDELFSSEEFIFQKNQLTDIEMPMGNSKGTASPISIPNLQSTADMKVGWVGESLPNMWSCSDNTDSDVLHHPLSHSLDSDSRPLEWKLPSKDESSCINSGGEKESQSSPESSNREDSHLPEDIKDSANPAVGDQSKAIETTGGSWRLWPFTFTRSRSRKTVQPTITDAKSSDAENAASHSNIDMNYNQTVVKPEVSKRMVRTIAPTSEELVSLNLKDGSNTVTFTFSTSMLGMQKVDARIYLWKWKTRIVISDVDGTITKSDVLGQFMPLVGMDWSQTGVAPLFSAIKGPNWRPSFGPVAYWLAWNHHPAEMKMGISCFF; this is encoded by the exons ATGAATACTGTAGGGAGGCTTATAACCAGAGGGGTTTCCACTGTATCGGGCCCCTTTCACCCGTTTGGTGGTGCTGTGGATATCATAGTGGTGGAGCAGCCAGATGGTAGCTTTAAATCCTCGCCCTGGTATGTTCGGTTTGGAAAATTTCAAGGGGTTTTAAAAGCAAGAGAGAAGGTGGTTTACATTAGTGTTAACGGTACAGATGCAAATTTTCACATGTATCTTGATCCGAGAGGAGAAGCTTACTTTCTCAGGGAGGTACAAGGAGATGGTGCGGAATCTGTTTCATCGTCTTCTAGTGATGAGAAAGATGAGCAGTCCCAGAATGGCACGAAGCCAATGAAATCCAATACTTGTGATTTCGATGGCAATACAAGTGACAAGATTAATGGAAATAATGGGAAGATTGTTGCTAGGACCAATTCCCGCCAATCAAGGATATTTGGTCTTGTTTTTGGAAGGAGGTCAAAGAAGGAAGGTGGTTATCAAGATGGTATTAATAATGATGGTGCTGGTATGGTAAGGATAAGTTCATTGGATCGTGCAGAGCTCGCAGCCAACCTCTTGGATGTGAAGTGGTCAACTAAGCTTACAACTAGTGAGTCCATGAAAGATAATACTTCACAGTTTTCTGCTTCAGATACATATGATGGTAAAGGGGTCAGGGATAGGCTGACCAATGATGGACAAAGCCAGGTTGGCTCATCTGTGCAGGATGCCTCTGAAACAAGTGTGGGCCATCATATGTTCTCTGAGGAAATTGGTTCTTGTAATGTGCAAATGGGCAACAGTTCCCATTCTGGATTTGAGAGTGGGAAATTTTCTGTTCAGCAAAGTAGTGTAGAAGTGTCAGGTTTTGGTTGCACTGAGCAAGTTGTTGAGACTGATAAATTAGATGAAAGTGCTCCAGAAAAAAAATTGGAAGAATTGTCTTCAATATCAAGAAACATCAGTGAAACTGGTTTACACAATGCTGATCAATATGACAACTCTGTGGGTGTAATCTCTGATGTTACTTGTTCTGATTCACAAATTGTGGATGTGTATGGAGCATTTCCCAGCATTAAGTCCGATCAAGAATGGGTTTCTGGCAAAAGAAATGTCGCATTAGCAGGTTTTGGCATTTCTAAGGAGAGTGGATGCAATGGAATTCAGTCCTTAATTTACTGCGGGAAATCTGAGAACTCACCAGTGGATTTGGATGGTTCAGATGAACAAGCTGAGGAAACACTGTGTCTCACTGGTGGAGTACGTGGGGATGTTAACTTTTATGCTGAAACTTTGCATGTGAAACTACCTGAG GATTCAGTTACTCTGCAAGCCGAGGAAATAGAGTTGGAGACAATATTCACCAAGTCTTGTGATAATGATCCACAACTAGCAAATTCTTCTCCTCCTTCAGTACGTGGCCATGACGAGTTGAACCTTGAAGTGAAATCCATAGTGCCAAAATCCCATACTCAAATGATCACTATGGAGATGGACCCTTTACTTGGTTTAACTGAAGCAGAGTCAAAGAACATTCGTAGCTCCATTTCCAGTTTTACAAACTCAGATTGTCAATTTGAGAATGCAAAAAACTTTGGGGATAAAATTTCCAGGGATGAGCTCCAACCTTCTTTGGAGTCAGTGAGTGGTTCAGAACAACTTAATGGTGATTGTGAACTAGAAAAAGCAGTTAGTGTTCCGGTATCAGAGAATTCAGAGGAAGAACAGTTCATTTTCAGTGATCTTGATGACAACAGAGAAACTCAAGGAAATTTGAATTTCCCAGATGGTGTAGTTGAAGAAAATAATCCCTCATTTTCTACTGAGGACACTGACGAAGAGAATGAGCCTCTCAGTAGAAATGACGAATTATTTTCATCTGAAGAATTTATTTTCCAAAAGAATCAATTGACTGATATTGAAATGCCGATGGGCAATTCAAAGGGGACAGCAAGTCCCATTTCTATTCCTAACCTTCAAAGCACTGCTGATATGAAAGTGGGGTGGGTGGGAGAATCATTACCCAATATGTGGTCTTGCAGTGACAATACGGATTCAGATGTCCTCCACCATCCTTTAAGCCATTCACTGGACTCTGATTCCAGACCCTTGGAGTGGAAATTGCCTAGCAAGGATGAGTCATCCTGTATAAATTCAGGTGGAGAAAAGGAAAGCCAATCATCACCAGAGTCCTCCAATAGGGAAGATTCTCATCTTCCAGAAGATATAAAAGATAGTGCCAATCCTGCTGTTG GGGATCAATCAAAAGCCATTGAAACAACTGGTGGAAGCTGGAGACTTTGGCCTTTCACTTTTACAAGATCAAGATCTAGGAAGACCGTGCAGCCAACTATTACTGATGCCAAAAGTTCTGATGCTGAGAATGCTGCTTCACATAGCAATATTGATATGAATTATAATCAGACTGTGGTTAAGCCGGAGGTCTCCAAAAGGATGGTAAGGACGATTGCCCCAACATCTGAAGAGTTGGTATCCTTGAATCTGAAGGACGGGAGTAATACAGTAACATTCACATTCTCCACTTCAATGCTGGGAATGCAAAAG GTGGATGCTAGAATTTATCTGTGGAAATGGAAAACTCGCATAGTGATCTCAGATGTTGATGGGACGATAACAAA ATCAGATGTACTTGGTCAGTTCATGCCTTTGGTAGGGATGGATTGGTCACAAACAGGGGTTGCACCGTTATTTTCAGCTATTAAG GGTCCAAATTGGAGACCATCTTTTGGGCCTGTAGCCTATTGGTTGGCATGGAATCATCATCCTGCAGAAAT GAAAATGGGTATCAGTTGCTTTTTCTAA
- the LOC110606473 gene encoding phosphatidate phosphatase PAH2 isoform X2, producing MNTVGRLITRGVSTVSGPFHPFGGAVDIIVVEQPDGSFKSSPWYVRFGKFQGVLKAREKVVYISVNGTDANFHMYLDPRGEAYFLREVQGDGAESVSSSSSDEKDEQSQNGTKPMKSNTCDFDGNTSDKINGNNGKIVARTNSRQSRIFGLVFGRRSKKEGGYQDGINNDGAGMVRISSLDRAELAANLLDVKWSTKLTTSESMKDNTSQFSASDTYDGKGVRDRLTNDGQSQVGSSVQDASETSVGHHMFSEEIGSCNVQMGNSSHSGFESGKFSVQQSSVEVSGFGCTEQVVETDKLDESAPEKKLEELSSISRNISETGLHNADQYDNSVGVISDVTCSDSQIVDVYGAFPSIKSDQEWVSGKRNVALAGFGISKESGCNGIQSLIYCGKSENSPVDLDGSDEQAEETLCLTGGVRGDVNFYAETLHVKLPEDSVTLQAEEIELETIFTKSCDNDPQLANSSPPSVRGHDELNLEVKSIVPKSHTQMITMEMDPLLGLTEAESKNIRSSISSFTNSDCQFENAKNFGDKISRDELQPSLESVSGSEQLNGDCELEKAVSVPVSENSEEEQFIFSDLDDNRETQGNLNFPDGVVEENNPSFSTEDTDEENEPLSRNDELFSSEEFIFQKNQLTDIEMPMGNSKGTASPISIPNLQSTADMKVGWVGESLPNMWSCSDNTDSDVLHHPLSHSLDSDSRPLEWKLPSKDESSCINSGGEKESQSSPESSNREDSHLPEDIKDSANPAVGDQSKAIETTGGSWRLWPFTFTRSRSRKTVQPTITDAKSSDAENAASHSNIDMNYNQTVVKPEVSKRMVDARIYLWKWKTRIVISDVDGTITKSDVLGQFMPLVGMDWSQTGVAPLFSAIKENGYQLLFLSARAISQAHLTRQFLVNLKQNGKALPDGPIVISPDGLFPSLFREVIRRAPHEFKIACLEEIKALFPPDCHPFYAGFGNRDTDEISYLKVGIPKGKIFIINPRGEVAVNRCVDTKSYTSLHALVHGMFPVSSPEQEDFNSWNFWKLPPPVVDI from the exons ATGAATACTGTAGGGAGGCTTATAACCAGAGGGGTTTCCACTGTATCGGGCCCCTTTCACCCGTTTGGTGGTGCTGTGGATATCATAGTGGTGGAGCAGCCAGATGGTAGCTTTAAATCCTCGCCCTGGTATGTTCGGTTTGGAAAATTTCAAGGGGTTTTAAAAGCAAGAGAGAAGGTGGTTTACATTAGTGTTAACGGTACAGATGCAAATTTTCACATGTATCTTGATCCGAGAGGAGAAGCTTACTTTCTCAGGGAGGTACAAGGAGATGGTGCGGAATCTGTTTCATCGTCTTCTAGTGATGAGAAAGATGAGCAGTCCCAGAATGGCACGAAGCCAATGAAATCCAATACTTGTGATTTCGATGGCAATACAAGTGACAAGATTAATGGAAATAATGGGAAGATTGTTGCTAGGACCAATTCCCGCCAATCAAGGATATTTGGTCTTGTTTTTGGAAGGAGGTCAAAGAAGGAAGGTGGTTATCAAGATGGTATTAATAATGATGGTGCTGGTATGGTAAGGATAAGTTCATTGGATCGTGCAGAGCTCGCAGCCAACCTCTTGGATGTGAAGTGGTCAACTAAGCTTACAACTAGTGAGTCCATGAAAGATAATACTTCACAGTTTTCTGCTTCAGATACATATGATGGTAAAGGGGTCAGGGATAGGCTGACCAATGATGGACAAAGCCAGGTTGGCTCATCTGTGCAGGATGCCTCTGAAACAAGTGTGGGCCATCATATGTTCTCTGAGGAAATTGGTTCTTGTAATGTGCAAATGGGCAACAGTTCCCATTCTGGATTTGAGAGTGGGAAATTTTCTGTTCAGCAAAGTAGTGTAGAAGTGTCAGGTTTTGGTTGCACTGAGCAAGTTGTTGAGACTGATAAATTAGATGAAAGTGCTCCAGAAAAAAAATTGGAAGAATTGTCTTCAATATCAAGAAACATCAGTGAAACTGGTTTACACAATGCTGATCAATATGACAACTCTGTGGGTGTAATCTCTGATGTTACTTGTTCTGATTCACAAATTGTGGATGTGTATGGAGCATTTCCCAGCATTAAGTCCGATCAAGAATGGGTTTCTGGCAAAAGAAATGTCGCATTAGCAGGTTTTGGCATTTCTAAGGAGAGTGGATGCAATGGAATTCAGTCCTTAATTTACTGCGGGAAATCTGAGAACTCACCAGTGGATTTGGATGGTTCAGATGAACAAGCTGAGGAAACACTGTGTCTCACTGGTGGAGTACGTGGGGATGTTAACTTTTATGCTGAAACTTTGCATGTGAAACTACCTGAG GATTCAGTTACTCTGCAAGCCGAGGAAATAGAGTTGGAGACAATATTCACCAAGTCTTGTGATAATGATCCACAACTAGCAAATTCTTCTCCTCCTTCAGTACGTGGCCATGACGAGTTGAACCTTGAAGTGAAATCCATAGTGCCAAAATCCCATACTCAAATGATCACTATGGAGATGGACCCTTTACTTGGTTTAACTGAAGCAGAGTCAAAGAACATTCGTAGCTCCATTTCCAGTTTTACAAACTCAGATTGTCAATTTGAGAATGCAAAAAACTTTGGGGATAAAATTTCCAGGGATGAGCTCCAACCTTCTTTGGAGTCAGTGAGTGGTTCAGAACAACTTAATGGTGATTGTGAACTAGAAAAAGCAGTTAGTGTTCCGGTATCAGAGAATTCAGAGGAAGAACAGTTCATTTTCAGTGATCTTGATGACAACAGAGAAACTCAAGGAAATTTGAATTTCCCAGATGGTGTAGTTGAAGAAAATAATCCCTCATTTTCTACTGAGGACACTGACGAAGAGAATGAGCCTCTCAGTAGAAATGACGAATTATTTTCATCTGAAGAATTTATTTTCCAAAAGAATCAATTGACTGATATTGAAATGCCGATGGGCAATTCAAAGGGGACAGCAAGTCCCATTTCTATTCCTAACCTTCAAAGCACTGCTGATATGAAAGTGGGGTGGGTGGGAGAATCATTACCCAATATGTGGTCTTGCAGTGACAATACGGATTCAGATGTCCTCCACCATCCTTTAAGCCATTCACTGGACTCTGATTCCAGACCCTTGGAGTGGAAATTGCCTAGCAAGGATGAGTCATCCTGTATAAATTCAGGTGGAGAAAAGGAAAGCCAATCATCACCAGAGTCCTCCAATAGGGAAGATTCTCATCTTCCAGAAGATATAAAAGATAGTGCCAATCCTGCTGTTG GGGATCAATCAAAAGCCATTGAAACAACTGGTGGAAGCTGGAGACTTTGGCCTTTCACTTTTACAAGATCAAGATCTAGGAAGACCGTGCAGCCAACTATTACTGATGCCAAAAGTTCTGATGCTGAGAATGCTGCTTCACATAGCAATATTGATATGAATTATAATCAGACTGTGGTTAAGCCGGAGGTCTCCAAAAGGATG GTGGATGCTAGAATTTATCTGTGGAAATGGAAAACTCGCATAGTGATCTCAGATGTTGATGGGACGATAACAAA ATCAGATGTACTTGGTCAGTTCATGCCTTTGGTAGGGATGGATTGGTCACAAACAGGGGTTGCACCGTTATTTTCAGCTATTAAG GAAAATGGGTATCAGTTGCTTTTTCTAAGTGCTCGTGCAATATCTCAAGCCCATCTCACTCGACAATTCCTGGTCAACCTTAAGCAG AATGGGAAGGCTTTACCAGATGGTCCTATAGTTATATCCCCTGATGGTCTTTTTCCTTCTCTATTCCGTGAAG TTATTAGAAGGGCTCCTCATGAATTCAAGATAGCATGCTTAGAG GAAATTAAGGCATTGTTTCCTCCAGATTGCCACCCTTTTTATGCTGGTTTTGGTAATAGAGATACAGATGAAATTAGCTACCTTAAGGTTGGAATCCCAAAGGGAAAAATCTTCATCATCAATCCAAGG GGTGAGGTTGCTGTGAACCGCTGTGTTGACACAAAATCATATACTTCACTTCATGCTCTCGTGCACGGCATGTTCCCAGTCTCGTCACCTGAGCAG GAGGATTTTAATTCATGGAATTTCTGGAAATTGCCTCCTCCTGTTGTTGATATTTGA
- the LOC110606473 gene encoding phosphatidate phosphatase PAH2 isoform X5 has protein sequence MNTVGRLITRGVSTVSGPFHPFGGAVDIIVVEQPDGSFKSSPWYVRFGKFQGVLKAREKVVYISVNGTDANFHMYLDPRGEAYFLREVQGDGAESVSSSSSDEKDEQSQNGTKPMKSNTCDFDGNTSDKINGNNGKIVARTNSRQSRIFGLVFGRRSKKEGGYQDGINNDGAGMVRISSLDRAELAANLLDVKWSTKLTTSESMKDNTSQFSASDTYDGKGVRDRLTNDGQSQVGSSVQDASETSVGHHMFSEEIGSCNVQMGNSSHSGFESGKFSVQQSSVEVSGFGCTEQVVETDKLDESAPEKKLEELSSISRNISETGLHNADQYDNSVGVISDVTCSDSQIVDVYGAFPSIKSDQEWVSGKRNVALAGFGISKESGCNGIQSLIYCGKSENSPVDLDGSDEQAEETLCLTGGVRGDVNFYAETLHVKLPEDSVTLQAEEIELETIFTKSCDNDPQLANSSPPSVRGHDELNLEVKSIVPKSHTQMITMEMDPLLGLTEAESKNIRSSISSFTNSDCQFENAKNFGDKISRDELQPSLESVSGSEQLNGDCELEKAVSVPVSENSEEEQFIFSDLDDNRETQGNLNFPDGVVEENNPSFSTEDTDEENEPLSRNDELFSSEEFIFQKNQLTDIEMPMGNSKGTASPISIPNLQSTADMKVGWVGESLPNMWSCSDNTDSDVLHHPLSHSLDSDSRPLEWKLPSKDESSCINSGGEKESQSSPESSNREDSHLPEDIKDSANPAVGDQSKAIETTGGSWRLWPFTFTRSRSRKTVQPTITDAKSSDAENAASHSNIDMNYNQTVVKPEVSKRMVDARIYLWKWKTRIVISDVDGTITKSDVLGQFMPLVGMDWSQTGVAPLFSAIKGPNWRPSFGPVAYWLAWNHHPAEMKMGISCFF, from the exons ATGAATACTGTAGGGAGGCTTATAACCAGAGGGGTTTCCACTGTATCGGGCCCCTTTCACCCGTTTGGTGGTGCTGTGGATATCATAGTGGTGGAGCAGCCAGATGGTAGCTTTAAATCCTCGCCCTGGTATGTTCGGTTTGGAAAATTTCAAGGGGTTTTAAAAGCAAGAGAGAAGGTGGTTTACATTAGTGTTAACGGTACAGATGCAAATTTTCACATGTATCTTGATCCGAGAGGAGAAGCTTACTTTCTCAGGGAGGTACAAGGAGATGGTGCGGAATCTGTTTCATCGTCTTCTAGTGATGAGAAAGATGAGCAGTCCCAGAATGGCACGAAGCCAATGAAATCCAATACTTGTGATTTCGATGGCAATACAAGTGACAAGATTAATGGAAATAATGGGAAGATTGTTGCTAGGACCAATTCCCGCCAATCAAGGATATTTGGTCTTGTTTTTGGAAGGAGGTCAAAGAAGGAAGGTGGTTATCAAGATGGTATTAATAATGATGGTGCTGGTATGGTAAGGATAAGTTCATTGGATCGTGCAGAGCTCGCAGCCAACCTCTTGGATGTGAAGTGGTCAACTAAGCTTACAACTAGTGAGTCCATGAAAGATAATACTTCACAGTTTTCTGCTTCAGATACATATGATGGTAAAGGGGTCAGGGATAGGCTGACCAATGATGGACAAAGCCAGGTTGGCTCATCTGTGCAGGATGCCTCTGAAACAAGTGTGGGCCATCATATGTTCTCTGAGGAAATTGGTTCTTGTAATGTGCAAATGGGCAACAGTTCCCATTCTGGATTTGAGAGTGGGAAATTTTCTGTTCAGCAAAGTAGTGTAGAAGTGTCAGGTTTTGGTTGCACTGAGCAAGTTGTTGAGACTGATAAATTAGATGAAAGTGCTCCAGAAAAAAAATTGGAAGAATTGTCTTCAATATCAAGAAACATCAGTGAAACTGGTTTACACAATGCTGATCAATATGACAACTCTGTGGGTGTAATCTCTGATGTTACTTGTTCTGATTCACAAATTGTGGATGTGTATGGAGCATTTCCCAGCATTAAGTCCGATCAAGAATGGGTTTCTGGCAAAAGAAATGTCGCATTAGCAGGTTTTGGCATTTCTAAGGAGAGTGGATGCAATGGAATTCAGTCCTTAATTTACTGCGGGAAATCTGAGAACTCACCAGTGGATTTGGATGGTTCAGATGAACAAGCTGAGGAAACACTGTGTCTCACTGGTGGAGTACGTGGGGATGTTAACTTTTATGCTGAAACTTTGCATGTGAAACTACCTGAG GATTCAGTTACTCTGCAAGCCGAGGAAATAGAGTTGGAGACAATATTCACCAAGTCTTGTGATAATGATCCACAACTAGCAAATTCTTCTCCTCCTTCAGTACGTGGCCATGACGAGTTGAACCTTGAAGTGAAATCCATAGTGCCAAAATCCCATACTCAAATGATCACTATGGAGATGGACCCTTTACTTGGTTTAACTGAAGCAGAGTCAAAGAACATTCGTAGCTCCATTTCCAGTTTTACAAACTCAGATTGTCAATTTGAGAATGCAAAAAACTTTGGGGATAAAATTTCCAGGGATGAGCTCCAACCTTCTTTGGAGTCAGTGAGTGGTTCAGAACAACTTAATGGTGATTGTGAACTAGAAAAAGCAGTTAGTGTTCCGGTATCAGAGAATTCAGAGGAAGAACAGTTCATTTTCAGTGATCTTGATGACAACAGAGAAACTCAAGGAAATTTGAATTTCCCAGATGGTGTAGTTGAAGAAAATAATCCCTCATTTTCTACTGAGGACACTGACGAAGAGAATGAGCCTCTCAGTAGAAATGACGAATTATTTTCATCTGAAGAATTTATTTTCCAAAAGAATCAATTGACTGATATTGAAATGCCGATGGGCAATTCAAAGGGGACAGCAAGTCCCATTTCTATTCCTAACCTTCAAAGCACTGCTGATATGAAAGTGGGGTGGGTGGGAGAATCATTACCCAATATGTGGTCTTGCAGTGACAATACGGATTCAGATGTCCTCCACCATCCTTTAAGCCATTCACTGGACTCTGATTCCAGACCCTTGGAGTGGAAATTGCCTAGCAAGGATGAGTCATCCTGTATAAATTCAGGTGGAGAAAAGGAAAGCCAATCATCACCAGAGTCCTCCAATAGGGAAGATTCTCATCTTCCAGAAGATATAAAAGATAGTGCCAATCCTGCTGTTG GGGATCAATCAAAAGCCATTGAAACAACTGGTGGAAGCTGGAGACTTTGGCCTTTCACTTTTACAAGATCAAGATCTAGGAAGACCGTGCAGCCAACTATTACTGATGCCAAAAGTTCTGATGCTGAGAATGCTGCTTCACATAGCAATATTGATATGAATTATAATCAGACTGTGGTTAAGCCGGAGGTCTCCAAAAGGATG GTGGATGCTAGAATTTATCTGTGGAAATGGAAAACTCGCATAGTGATCTCAGATGTTGATGGGACGATAACAAA ATCAGATGTACTTGGTCAGTTCATGCCTTTGGTAGGGATGGATTGGTCACAAACAGGGGTTGCACCGTTATTTTCAGCTATTAAG GGTCCAAATTGGAGACCATCTTTTGGGCCTGTAGCCTATTGGTTGGCATGGAATCATCATCCTGCAGAAAT GAAAATGGGTATCAGTTGCTTTTTCTAA